CTTCTGCAAACCCCTCACTTCTGATTTCTGAGCTGCCCAGTTGCTGGCATGGGCTCCTGGCACCGTGTTGTCCCCTCCGCGTGCTGGACAGGTTCTGTCATTGTCACAATTGCTGCTCTTCCCGTTttagcaggcagctgctgtgcccaTCTCACTGCTGGGGACAAAGTGCTGCCCACCCATGCCGGGTGTCCggtgagcagctctgcctgcagccacctGGCCccgtcctgccctgctcccctcgGCGCTGCCCGTGGACACCCCTTCCCAAAGCCGTAGCAGGGGCCAAAGTCTCGGTGCAGCCCACGGCAGCCAGGGcagtccctgtccctctgtcccTCACGTGCCACTGCGCTCCAGCTCACAGCGGGTGGGGAGAAGAAAGTTTGGTACAACAAAAGTTGGTCAAAACCAGATGCAAAAGCTCAGACGGGGCGAATTGCgagggacagggaatggggtttaCAGGACAGCACAACAGAAGCTCCTGCAGCCCTctccccgggccccgccgctgccgggcTCTTCGTGCCGCCCTCCAGCAGATGGATCTGTCTGGGCTGCTCCCCTTCGGATCCAATACCGAAGCGATTTCTGAGGCCTCTGCCAGGGGCTGACTGGTTTCTTCAGGTCCCTCCAGGATTTCCCACCTCAAGGGTTTCCCAGCAGACGGGAGCGTGGTTCCCTCTCCATCCCGTGGAGGTGAGCAGGGTGCCGGTGAGTGCCGGGGGCTGCGAGGCGCTGGGTCTCCTCCCGGCCCCGGCACGGCCGTGTCCGGCAGCgcctgccctgctgtgcctgCCGCTCCGGCTCCAGCATCCCTGCGGGGCCCGAGCAGACGGGGATTCCCAGGTGTGAAGCAGCTTGGGCAGGCGTGGAGCGGGGATGTCCCAGCTGCGAGGAGGTGACTGTGCCACCCACCTGGTGCCCCGAGCCGGGGGGATCCGTCatgggctgctggcagctgggatCGGTGCTGCCGCGGGGTGAAACTTCGGTGCTGGTGAcgaggggatggggagggacCCGCCCGGCTGACACCGGCTGTGTCATCCTCAGCCAGACGAGCGGCTGcgggagcagccctggggatggggggCAGGACGCCGCAGGGGAGAAGGGTTGGCAAAGAGCTGGTGTTGACGGGGGGGAAGTTCCCCAGGTGGGGCAGGGACACGGACGGGAAGGGTCTAGCAGGTACATCTGCAGGGCACCAGGAAGGGGGGAAGGGGCCGGCAGCGCCGTGGGGCTGCAACATGCAGCGCAGTTTGCCAAGGAGGGTCCTGATCCCAGCTGGAGCATGGACCGCAGCCCACGTGCGGCCCCGGCGCCGGGGCTGCAGATCCAGGAAGCATGTGCAGGAATGTTGTTTCTGTCTGGAGCCCCGGAGCAGGAGCAATGGGGCACCCAAGCCTCTGACGCAGAGCTGCTCCCTTTGGTCTTGCTCTGTTGCCAAGTGTCCCTGTGCCCAGGACGCGGTGCAGTGCTGGTGCGGGTGCTGGCTGGCGACAGCTCCGCTCCCTGGGCTCAGGATGCTCCAGAGCCCGGAGGTGGTGCAGGATTGGgctcagggtgctggggctggctgaAGAATCTGACTGTGCTGCCATGGCCCTGGTGCTGGCACTGCGTGTGGCTGGCAGGTccgagcagcccctgcccagcacgGGCCGTGCTTCCCCGCTGTCTCACCCGCACAAGACACTgactccctcctgccctgcttcccctctGCCGCAGAGGGCACGCGGTGCTGTCCCCGCGCCTGCCCTatgctccccagctccctgccccctGCACACATCTTTGGGCTCCCCAGGGTGAGGCAGTGTTAGTGGCAGCCAAGTGTCCCCTTGTCCATTCCTCGACTCTCCTGCCACTGTTGCCACCCTGGTACGCCCATGGCTACAGCTCTCAGACTTCTCCCCTGGCTCCCACCCCAATCACCTGTGCTGGGAAAACAGAGTTGGGGAGGGCCTGGGCACAGCTCTGGGGGTCTCTGGCTCCATCCAGCCCCCCAGACcttgctgctggccctgctggagACCCACAGCCTGGTCAAGGTGCCACCATGTCCTGTCAGCCTGTgtcccaggcagggctgtggccTCCACTTCAGCAGGGAGTCCATCAAGGATCCTGGCAGGCAATTTGGCCCAGCAGGGGTCCCAGACCTGTTTCCCACAGGGgtctccctgcagtgctgcctgcatgAGGGCGGCATTGAGTAAGGGtgtgggaaggggctgtggtggctcttccttcccctttcgGCGCAGCAGTGGTGACAGGCAGCCTCGTGGCTCGGGCAGCCAGCTGGGATGGAGGATGTCTGCGTGAGATTTTCCATATCATTCGTCCTGGGTGTAAACGGGGGCTCTGGGCCACAGCAGGCTGAGCACAGCACCTCGGGGCTGTTGGAGTCCTGGCAGCCCAAAgacccctcctgcctgctgtgctgcccatgCTCACTGCCACCTGGAGCATCCCTCCCTCCACAGGTCCCCATGCTGAGGCACCCATGCTGGGGGAACTGTGCCAGGGGACCTGTGCCTTGCCTCAGCTCCTGGCCTGGCAGGATTTGTGCTGGCAGTGCTCAGCCTGTCCCCATGgagctccctgcccagctctgaggCTGCCGGAGCTGCCAGATGTGGGGGtttccctgcccctgctcccggTGGAGCCTCCAGAGAGTCACCAGAAAATCCCCCGGGCTGGTGCCAGGAGGAAGCTGGCGAGCAGGGCCATGAGTCAGTGggagaggctgggctgggggcagagcAGTGGCTGACAGCCCCCACCAGGACCACAGCCAGCCAGCTTGGGGATGCTCAGGGCTATTGGCCATGGACCTGACTGTGCaccccagagctggctgggatGGGCTGTGGCATGTGGAGCCCTGGCTCTcggctcctcctgctgccatgCTCTGCTGGGCCATGGCTCTACCCTTGAGGGTGCCACTGGTGGCATGGTGCTGTGGTGGTGCCATGGTGGTGCCGTGCTGTGGTGGTGCTGTGGCTGTTTGCccaggctgtgggagctgcGGCTCCTACAGGCGGTAGGCACGAGGGTTGGGAATAGCATGGGAAAGGCCCAGGAATCTGTTACGGCGCCGGGGAGGCCAGAGCTGGATCTGGTTCCCATGGCTGTGCCCTGAGCCAATGTCAGATGTCCCCTTGCTGGGCTGTCCCAGCGGTGCTTTGGCATCCAGATCTGGCTCCgtgtgctgcaggctgggtcCTGGCAGCCCGGGGAGCAGAGGACACAGAATCGTGCTGGCTCCCTGTGCACCCCAGGAGCTACTGGCCGTGGCAGAGGCCATGGGGCCCGTCCTCCTCCTGTCTGCCTTGCAAAGAACTGGGGCACATgaggggtgggggaggcagggggtgCCTGGCTGTGGGTGTCCCTGGCCCATGTTCTGTTTGAGCGGGCTGTGAATGGGCACTTTGGGCTGGACATGTTTGTCTGGTTGGGGTGCAGGACAGCGGCTGCTGGTGGAGCAActtcctccagcctggcagctggggctgctcttgcagggctgtggcagggagTGAGGCAACCCTACAATTTCTCAGCACCTTCCTCCTGAGATCTGAGTGCGGCCCTGGTGCTGCATCCCACTGGCACTGGGCACCCACCTCTCAGCACACAACTGCGCTGGGAGTGGACCCTAGGACACCAGTGGGGCAGAGAGGGGGCCAAGGGAGGGGGTCCAGGCAAAGTCTGTGCCCTAGGGAGCCTCTTGGTGAGTGGAGCCATTTGGGTGATGCTTtctgcagccccctcctcttgctgtccccagcctggctgcactCCAGCTCAGCCTCTGTGTCCTTtggctgggaaggagctgtTGGTTGGGCtcagccagagctgggctgatgcagggagggggtggctgtgggggcacagccaggagcacagagcagctgcagggacagggcagcctgggccagagcCCGATGAGCTGGGGTTTGGGAGAGCCATGAAAGGGGGACCCATTCTGGGATCTGTGTCTGGGCTGCACcagccctcccacccccagctgaTGCTGCACCTTTCTCTCCACTCCATCTGTTTTCTCCTCGCTCCTGGTCCCTGTTTGCTTTCCCCTTCACCACTCCTGTTCCCACAAGCGTCGGCACTTTGAGAGAAGCGGGAAAACACCGTCCCATGACAAGGTTTGTGCTGCGTCGGGTGGGAACCTGAGTCAGCAGCACCCTGTGGAGCAGCCAGTGGCAAGGATGGGGCACCCCATGTCCCATGGTACTGGCTGAAGCATTGCTGGGCACGGAGCTGCCCCTGGTCCCACAGAGCTCTGCCATGGGTTAGAGGCACTGTGGGGGGATGAGCCACAGCCTCCTGTGCTGGGAGTGCCCTGCCTCACAGGGATTACACAGCCATGTTGGGGGACATGGATCTCAGCCAGCATGGTGACATGGCTGCAGGGTCTCACACATACAGTTGGCCCCCACCCTCTGTGACCCCACTGCCACCACAGCCTTGGCGCCAGCACAGCTATGCCCCTCACTGCCCCACCATGGGGCAGCTGTGCCatgccctggctctgccctcacACCTGTCGTCACCCGTGCGTGGCCGTGGGACACAGTGTGTTTGGTAAACAAGGTGATGAAACAGTTAAAGCAGGAACAGAGGAGCCTGAGTGTGGGTTTCGTCACCGTGGGAAGGGAGCAGTGAGCCGGCGGTGAGGGGTCTGAGGGTGACTCACTGCCCTTCCCGAGCATAAATAGGAGGGAGCCAGCAGGGACCCGGCACAGCAGCCCCGGGCCATGGCACgcaccctcctgctcctcctggccccGCTGGCCGTGGGGCTGCTGGCCCTGACCTGCTGTGCAGCCCCTCTCCAGAACAAGCCGCAGACACTTGTCACCTTCCCGGGGGAGCTGGTGAGCACCCGGTCAGacctggagctggcagaggtgagGGAAGCACAACCCCGTGGCCCCCCAGGGCCCCCAGGACTCCTGGGCAGCAGTGTGGGGCTGCAGCCAAACTTGGGGCTGCCTGAGCCCTGCGAGTGcccgggctggggctgggcagcggGGATGTGCCATGCCTGGGGCTGCCCGACCCCCTCCTGCCTCGCTCAGACCCTCcggctgcctctgctccccagagctACCTGCTGCGGTTCGGCTACACCACGGAGGCAGAGgcgagggcaggcagcaggcacgTGTCCCTGGGCAAGGCGCTGCGCAGGATGCAGAAGCAGCTGGGCCTGGAGGAGACAGGGCAGCTGGATGCTGGCACGCTGGAAGCCATGCGAGCCCCCCGCTGTGGTGTCCCCGATGTGGGCACCTTCCTCACCTTTGAGGGGGACCTCAAGTGGGACCACATGGACCTGACCTACCGGTGAGTCTCTGTCCCAGGAGATGGAACCTGGTGCCCATCGGGCAATAGTCCCTGGGTGATGGGGATgggcagcagcctcagcactgccagctcagctgggtCTTGGCACAACCGGGGCcaagccagcacagcagcagcagtgactggGAGAGCGAGCATCTGAGCCCCAGCCCAAGGGTTGtggccagctgctctgcctggctgtgccagagctgctgTCCCCCCTGGGGCAGGGGCCCTCCTGCATCAGGAGCCAAGACCCAGTAGCACTGACCCCCACTCCCCCCGCAGCGTGATGAACTATTCCCCCGACCTGGACCGTACTGTGATCGATGATGCCTTCAAGCGAGCGTTCAAAGTGTGGAGTGATGTGACCCCTCTCACCTTCACCCAGATATACAGCGGCGAGGCGGACATCATGATCATGTTTGGCAGTGGAGGTGATGTCCCGTGGGTGGGCTTGGGGCCAGGCTGGTGACATACACTGCCTGCAGGACTGTCACCCTACATGTCCCTGTCCATACTCAGGgtccctctgcccctgcctgtgccagccaGAGGTCTGTGCACACGTGGGGGctctgctggtggggctggctCTGAGGGTGCTTTTCTCCACAGAGCATGGGGACGGGTACCCCTTTGATGGCAAGGATGGGCTCTTGGCCCATGCCTTTCCCCCAGGCCAGGGCATCCAGGGTGATGCCCACTTCGACGACGATGAGTTCTGGACACTGGGAACTGGTTTAGGTAAGAGCGGAGCCCAGTGGGTTGGGGTGCACTGACACCCACCCCAGCCCGTGGCTGAGCCGCCTCTGTCCTGAGCAGTGGTGAAGACCCACCACGGGAACGCCGGCGGGGCAGAGTGCCACTTCCCCTTCATCTTCGAGGGCCGCTCCTACTCCCGCTGCATCACAGAGGGGCGTAGGGACGGGCTGCCCTGGTGTGCCACCACCCCCAGCTACGATCGGGACAAGAAATATGGCTTCTGTCCCAGCGAACGTGAGTAgtggcagccacagccctgcccggccccagCGCCCGGGGCCATCCTCACCTCCCTCACCCCACAGTGCTCTACACCAACGGAGGCAACAGCGATGGATCCCCCTGTGTTTTCCCCTTCATCTTCGAGGGCATCTCCTATGACAGCTGCACCACAGACGGGCGCTCTGACGGCTACCGCTGGTGTGCCACCACTGCCAACTTTGACCAGGATAAGAAATACGGCTTCTGCCCAAACCGAGGTGCCAGTGGAGAGCAGGGTGTGGGGTGGCTGGTCACCTGGGTGGGCACCTGAGGGGTGTTGGGGCTGGCCCAGCCCTGGTTCAGCCCCACTGACTCTGCGCTGCAGACACAGCGGTGATTGGTGGCAACTCCCAGGGGGACCCGTGCGTCTTCCCCTTCACCTTCCTGGGGGAGACCTACAACACCTGCaccagccagggcaggcaggatggCAAGCTCTGGTGTGCCACCACCAGCAACTATGACACTGACAAGAAGTGGGGCTTCTGCCCTGACAGAGGTACCAACCCCCCACCAGTGCTCTCCTCAGTGTCATCCAGCCCCCATGGGGGTCATGGTCCCCAGCCAGCATGTCCCATCCTGCCAGGCAGTGAGGCCAGTGCTTTTCCCCAGGTTACAGCATTTTCCTGGTGGCTGCCCACGAGTTTGGGCACTCACTGGGGCTGGACCACTCCAGCGTGCGCCAGGCCCTGATGTACCCCATGTACAGCTATGTCCAGGACTTCCAGCTGGACCCAGATGATGTTCAGGGCATCCAGTACCTCTATGGTGAGCAGCTGTGCCAAGCAGGGTATGCTGGGGGTCTTGCGGTGCTGGGCTGGCCCCCAGCCTCATGTCCTCCCCTGTACTTGTTCAGGTCGCGGCTCTGGCCCAGAGCCCACTGCCCCTGCACCTCTGCCCACCAAGGAGCCCCAGCCCATGCCCACAGAGGCCGGCAGCACCTTCACcactgaggaggaggaggaaacacTAGAGCCCACGGCTGGGCCCATTCCTGTGGACCCCAGCCAGGACGCCTGTGCAGAGAAGAACTTTGATGCTATCACAGAGATCAATGGGGAGCTGCATTTCTTCAAGAACGGGTGAGCCTGGGGAGTGCCAGGGTGatgaggggctgtgggggcacatggggctgtgctggggtgtgGGAGTACACAGGGCTGTGACAGGCTCAGGTGACTGGGACAGCTGACCTTCCTCACCAGGAAATACTGGACCCACTCATCCTTCTGGAAGTCGGGCATCCAGGGCGCCTTCTCAGTCACAGACACATGGCCTGGCCTCCCAGCTGTCATTGATGCTGCTTTCCAGGACGTGCTCACCAAGAGGGTCTTCTTCTTTGCCGGtgagctctgcccctgccccaccagTGTCATGAGGagcccagtgctgccctggcacCCTCAGGCCCAACTGACTgtgctctctcctgcctgcaggtcGGCAGTTTTGGGTGTTTTCCGGCACGAGTGTGCTGGGCCCCCGCAGGATCGAGAAGCTGGGCATCGGGAAGGAAGCCAACCGCATCTCGGGGGCCCTGCAGCGGGGCCGCGGCAAAGTGCTGCTCTTCAGTGGGGAGAACTACTGGAGGTGAGCAGGTCTGGatggctgcagcagtgcctgccaGCTGCCCCAGTGAGGTGAGGGGTGGGACAGACAGCTCGTGTAGCCCCCAGCatggctctgctctccctgaaGGCTGGATGTGAAGGTCCAGAGGGTGGACAAGGGCTATCCCCGTGCCACTGATGATGTCTTCACTGGTGTCCCTCTTGATGCACGCAACATCTTCCTCTACCAAGGTGAGTGGAGACCTGGTGGGGGGACCATGGAGTCATCCTCAGGCTGTCCCGAGCCTCCTGCACCATGGGACTCACCCTCGGGCACAGCACAGCATCAGCCCAGCAGATCCCTGCAGTGGGGCTGGCTGGGCCATGGTGAGGGCTGTCTGCTGGGGCCAGATCCCTGTGTGCCTGCACTGCTCAGGTGGCTGCCAGGACGGCTCCTGGCATGGCTGCCCTCTTGCTGAccctctgtcccctcctgccccagacAAGTACCACTTCTGCCGAGGCAGCTTCTACTGGAGAATGACGCCACGCTACCAGGTGGACCGGGTGGGCTATATCAAGTATGATATCCTGCAGTGCCCCCAGCACTGAGGGCCCAATGGGTGCCCAGTTTCGGCCAGcacactgctccctgcccaTTGCTCCCATCCAGACCCCAGGGGGCCATGGGGAGCCCCCACTGCGCTGGGGGCTTTGTTGCCTCCCCTGCAGGAGGGCACAGGGAGTGCTGGGGTCGCCCTGTgggggctgcccagcacagggagccccagctggggagcaggactCTCGCCACAGGCAGCACTGGCTCCACTGTGCTGAGACATTTGACTGGCTCAAACCACCCATGGATTTGTACCGACTTTGTCTTTTCCTGAGCCAGCCGTGCTGTGTTGGGTGGGCTCTGTGGGGTGCTGGTGCTCAGGGGAGCTCAGCCAGGGCATGGGTTAagggctctgcctccctccagcctgtgtctgctctgccaaatctttctgtttttaataaagacaATCCTTTGGACATGGCCTCTGAGTGCTCCATCTGCATCCGGGGCCATGGCAAACCCCCAGGATGCCAGGCCAGGGGCAGCAGCCAATCCTCTCCTTCTGCTGAGGGCTCTGGGATCCCCAAGACACACTGGATCCCACGGGGAGCGTGTCCCTCTCTCCCAACATCCCCCACCACCTGCCTCCTTTCCCCTGCACCCTCCCGAGCCCTTCCTGCCCACGGtcctctgtgcccagcagcccccGGCCCTCCCCCAGGTCCCAGCTCTCCGTTTGTCCCAGGCTGGGTCACAGCCTGTGGTCGGGCTCCCTCACAGCAGCCCGGCCCCCCCCGCGGAGCCGCCCTGCCCCAGCCGTGTccgggggctgcccggggcggTGGCAGGGCGGAGCGGCCGCAGCACCGGGGTGTAATTAGCCGTAATTAGCGGCCGCGGCTCCGCGCAGGGCGGGGGTAGAGGGTGGTCCCGTTCCTCCTCCTCCGGGTTTGGACCCAGCACCCTCCGAGAGGCGGCGGTGGCGACCCCACGGACAGTCTCGTCGAACCGAACCGAatcgggccgggccgggccgggctgagCTTGGCTAAgccgggccgagccgagccgTTCCGGTGCGGGCCGGGTCCCCcggggcggggctggcggcgggcGGTGCCGCGGCACTAGGACCCCGGTCAGcgcccggcggggccgcgctcggcggccgcggggcccggAGCCACTTGTGGAGGCGGCGGGGCCATGAGCCGGCGGTTCACCGTCACCGCGCTACCCCGCCacggccccgcgcccgcccgcgGCACCGACCCGCCCGGACATGGCAGCGGAGGTAAGAGCGGGACGCGGCCGGCGGCGAGAAGGGTCCGCGGGAGGATCCGTGGGGCAGGGTCTAGAGACAGGCTCCGTGGGGTTTCCGTGAGAAGGGTCCGCGCAACAGGGACTGTGGGCAGGATCCGCCTCAGGGGGTCCTCCTGGGGGGGGTCCGTGTAGCAGGGCCGGGTCGTCGGGGCACTGTGGGGGGGTTCGGAGTCACCCCAGACCAGCAGTCCGTTATCTCAACCCCTCTGAGGCAGTGGAGACCCCTGGAGTCGGACTggtggggggctgcagggctcaggGAATGGGGCTGTAGAGCAGGGAGCGGGGCTCAGCCATCTGGATAGGATCCCTCATCCCTGGGCAATCCCTGCACCTCAGGGGCCTGCCCTACCCCATCCCGCCTGTCTGTTGGAACAAGGCCCCGGTCCCGTGGGACAAACAACAGGACAGAATCAGGGGCATGGCTGCAGGTTGCAAGGCCGCACGCTGCTTCTTGGAAAGTCACAAAggagggtgggctgggggagTCTGTAGTGGGCTTGGGGCCGGCAGGCTGTCGCCCTGCGGTTCcctggggtgtggggggggaggTGGTGGCTATTGCTGCGTTGTCACTGGAGCCGTATCGATCCCAGAAACCCGACCGACGGACAGCACCGCGCTGCGCCGGGCTGCGTGACCTTGCGCCCTCGGCGAAGGGCgctggtgggaggtggtgaGTTAGTCATCGCTTCCTGCCCGCCCCTTCGAGTCCCGTTTGCCCGTGGGTGGTCCCCACGAGGCCCCACGATGCCATCCGACCGCATGGGGCCTCGTGGGGACCACCCGCAGGCCCACTCTGGTGTCCCCGAGGTGGGGCTG
This sequence is a window from Apus apus isolate bApuApu2 chromosome 15, bApuApu2.pri.cur, whole genome shotgun sequence. Protein-coding genes within it:
- the MMP9 gene encoding matrix metalloproteinase-9 — translated: MQKQLGLEETGQLDAGTLEAMRAPRCGVPDVGTFLTFEGDLKWDHMDLTYRVMNYSPDLDRTVIDDAFKRAFKVWSDVTPLTFTQIYSGEADIMIMFGSGEHGDGYPFDGKDGLLAHAFPPGQGIQGDAHFDDDEFWTLGTGLVVKTHHGNAGGAECHFPFIFEGRSYSRCITEGRRDGLPWCATTPSYDRDKKYGFCPSELLYTNGGNSDGSPCVFPFIFEGISYDSCTTDGRSDGYRWCATTANFDQDKKYGFCPNRDTAVIGGNSQGDPCVFPFTFLGETYNTCTSQGRQDGKLWCATTSNYDTDKKWGFCPDRGYSIFLVAAHEFGHSLGLDHSSVRQALMYPMYSYVQDFQLDPDDVQGIQYLYGRGSGPEPTAPAPLPTKEPQPMPTEAGSTFTTEEEEETLEPTAGPIPVDPSQDACAEKNFDAITEINGELHFFKNGKYWTHSSFWKSGIQGAFSVTDTWPGLPAVIDAAFQDVLTKRVFFFAGRQFWVFSGTSVLGPRRIEKLGIGKEANRISGALQRGRGKVLLFSGENYWRLDVKVQRVDKGYPRATDDVFTGVPLDARNIFLYQDKYHFCRGSFYWRMTPRYQVDRVGYIKYDILQCPQH